CTTGCAGATCAACTCCGTTTGCAACAACGTATGCAAATCCGAAGAAACCGACACTCAGTGAACCCAAGATGGAGATTCCCATCCAGCTCATTCCTATAGCTTTTGCTCGCTCCATTTCACTTTCATCTCTAATCGACATAAAGCGAACAAGGATATGGGGCTGCCCAAAATATCCAAGACCCCATGCCAATAAAGATAAAATACCTATTAAAGAGCTTCCGCTTACAATATCGAGTTTCGTTATATCGTTTACCTCTATGATATCTATAACCTTCTCTATTCCGCCTATCTCGGACAATACAGCTAAAGGTGTTACGACCAGGGCCAACATCATAAGTATCCCCTGGATAAAATCTGTCCAGCTTACGGCATTGTATCCGCCTAAAAATGTATACGATACGATGATAAAACTTCCGATTAACAGTGCCGTAGAATAGTCTAAGTTAAATGTAGCCTCAAAAAGTTTTGCTCCGCCGACAAGTCCCGAAGATGTATAAAGCGTATAAAACAGAAGAATCACTATAGCAGTTACTACACGCAAACCATTTTTGTTGTCTTCAAATCTGTTAGAAAAATAATCAGGTATTGTAATGGCATCGTTTAAATGGTGTGTATACACGCGAAGCGGCTTTGCAACATAGTGCCAATTTAAATATGCCCCTATAAAAAGACCGACAGCGATCCAACTACCGACAAGTCCGTCACTATACATCATTCCAGGCAATCCTAAAAGCAACCATCCGCTCATATCTGATGCTCCTGCACTCAGTGCTGTTACACCCGGACCTAATCCACGTCCGCCTAATACATAGTCACTTAAATCATCTGTTTTAAAATAAAAATAAAATCCTATACCCAGCATTACAAGCATATATAAGATAAACGAACTCAATAAAGGTATATCCATCTACTTCTCCTTTGGTGTCAGGCCTTTTAGACCTAAATTTCCATATCTGTGATAACTGTCAGAGATACTCTGTTCTATAAAAAAGTGCATTAACTCCACTCTTCCGTGAGGGACAAAATCTTCACTCGCAATATGAACAACCTCTTGAGCCGCACTCTCATAGATATCTTGAGCTATATTTTTTCGTTTGAGAGTTCTGATACGATCAGCACTTTTAACCGATCGTAACTTCTCTTGCATACCTTCATTTGCAAAACTGTCTGTCATATCAAGCAGTAAGGCTAGTTTTCCCATCAACCATAATAGTTCTAATGAGGCGATTTTTTTTGGCAGTGATACGTGTAAGTGTACACCTGCCATTTTTGCTGCAGCAACTGTACAAAGCATTTCATAAAGTGAATCTTCCTCTTCTATAATTAACACCATATTTTGAACATTCAAATACCTGATTATATTACTCTCACCTCTGATATTTGTATAGTCATGCTCTTCAAAAAACTCTTTATCCAGCCAATAAGCAAAATTTTCAAGCGTTTTAATCACATTTTTGAGGATATCTTTATATTGAAGTTCCTCTTTTAAAATCCCTTTCAATCTTGCGATGTAGGAGTTGTCAGCACGCTCCTTTAACTCTCTCTCATCAAAGCCGATGTTTAAAAACTGAGACACATAGTTAAGGCCACCTGCTTTTTTCCCGCTTCCTATTGCCGATTTCCCCATACCTCCAAAAGGCTGTCTCATCACGATTGCTCCCGTTGTTACACGGTTTAAGTACAGATTACCTGCTTTTAACTTCTCTTTAAAAAGCTTTTTCTCACGCTCATCCAGACTCTCTATTCCCGATGTCAACCCGTATCCTGTTGAATTTACTATATCTATGGCATTATCTAAGTCCTCTGCACACATTACACTCAAAACAGGACCAAATAACTCATTTAGATGACAGAAGTCTCCTTTTTGAGTCCCCCATCTAATCGATGGCTTGAGCATATATGGATTATTATCATCCGCATAGGATGGCTTTATAAGCCACTGCTCATTATCATCCATATATTCTAATGCCTTTTTTAAATTTCCTGAGGGGAGATTTACCAGTGAGCCGATTTTATTTTCAAAATCCCAAACCGAACCTACATTTAAAGAATGTGTTGCATCAACGAGCATATCTCTGAACTTTTCATCTTCATAAAGCTCTTTTTCAAGTACTAGCAGTGATGTTGCAGAACATTTTTGTCCGGAGTTGTTAAATGCGGAAGCGATAACATTTTTAACAGCCTGATCACGATCAGCCAATGCTGTCACAATTGTTGCGTCTTTTCCTCCTGTTTCTGCACTCAAGTGAATATCTGGACGATTTTGCAACATCCCTAAAGCTGTTCTTTCACTCCCTGTAAATATGACAAAATCAACATCTTTGTTTTTTACAAGATGTTCACCGGCAAGTGCACCCTCTGTAGGAGCAAACTGCAACACATTTTTACTTACACCGCCGTCCCAAAAACATTTACACACTAAATAAGCAGATAAAACAGCATCTGACGATGGTTTTAGGATCACTCTGTTTCCTGTTGCAAGTGCAGCTGCAACTCCGCCAGTAGCTATGGCCACAGGAAAGTTCCATGGACTGATCACAACCCCCACACCCTTTTCTTTAGTTGTAATACCTTCAAGATCATTCAGTTTTTTCACACTATATGGATAAAAATTTAAAAAATCTATAGCTTCAGAAACCTCTACATCTGTTTCTAAAAATACTTTTCCTACTTCTGCAGCAGCTACACCTATCAGATCAGCTCTATTTTTTCTAAATTGATCTGCTACATTCATCAGAATTTTTGTTCTTTGTTGAAGACTTAGTCCACTCCACTCATCCGGATCATTTTTAGCAACCTGAACAGCTCTTCGTAATTCTTCTGCTGTTGCCATTTCACATTGCCCGACAATAACGTTTTGGTGGTACTGCGACTTATCAATAACCTCTTTTATAACATCGCTGTGTACCTCTTCTCCTCCAACTACAGGAGATGTATTAAAAGGTTCTGTTTTAGATATGTTTTTCCATTTATCACGAATTTTTTGAGCCCATTGTTGATTTTTCTTTAGTGAAAAGTCTGTATCGCTTTCATTTTTAAAAACATAGTTTTCAGGATCTATATCTGACTCTAGCACTTCTAAATTTCTATCTTGTTTTCTATATGGAATCATAGGTAAATCAGGGATAGCCGTGAGCGCATCATCGTAGCTTTTAAGTAGAACATCCCATGCTTCAGAGCCTACTTTCAAGCCAAAACTGTGTCTGAGATAATTTTGCTCTGCTGTATTTTCATCGAACCTTCTGACTAAATATGCGATTGCATTTGTGAAAGTTTGCGCTGTTGCCGTCGGAGCATAAAGAATGACATTAATCTTATCTTTTTTCAACATATGATAAGCCGTTTCACTCATCCCTTCGAGCATCTCTGCAGTAAAATACTCTTGCACACCTCTTTTCTTTGCCAGCAAAAATGCCAAAGCCTGATCAAATAGATTGTGTGAAGCTATACCTATATGGATATATTGCGCTACTTCTTGATCCAGTAAAAAATCCATCAATACTTTATAGTTCGCATCACTTTGAGCTTTATTCAAGTAAGTTACACACGGCCACCCTCTAAGAGAGGATTCTGTAAGTTCCATCTCCTGATTTGCCCCTTTTACCAATCGGACTTTTATTGGTGCACCGCCGTTATCCACTCTCTCTTTTGCCCATATGTAAAGTTTCTTCAAGTGCTCTAGAGTTTCTGGAATATATGTTTGAAGTACGATCCCTGCATGTAAATTTTTGAACTCGTTACGTGAAAGTGTTTTCATAAATACATCAATTGTCAGATTAATATCTCTATACTCTTCCATATCCAGATTGATAAACTTTGCCTCTTTCTTACCATATTTATTGATAAAAGAGTTTTTCATAGCAGATTCATATATCTTTTCCAGTTTTGAAGATATCTGAGCAACGCTCCACTCATGTGCTATAGGATTAATTTGTGAAAATATAGTGGATATCTTAATAGATACATAATTTATATTTGGATTTTCTAATACTTTTATATATTTTTCTACACGCTCTTTAGCTTCCTGTTCGCCTAAAACAGCCTCTCCGATAATATTGATATTTACCCGTGTATCTTCATCAATACGTTTTTGCAAATGTGCATTAAGTGGTTTTTCTTCCCCTTTTATTACAATATTTTTAATATCGTTTCTCAGGTACTTGATAAATAACGGGACTGAAATATACGGTAAATATATACCGACATTTCTAAAAAGCCAAACCAGTAACTGCTCAAATTCCGTAAAAAATGTTGTATTGTTATATTTTTCAAATATATACTCTAACTGATCGGCAATGCGATTAGCATCCAGTGAACGAAAGCTTTGATCTAACAACTCAATTAAAAAAACTTTATTTGTCGGATCTTGTAACATACGTTGCATAATGGCATGAAACTTTTTTTCAGCATTTTCCCTATTGTGTTCTATTTCCAACTGCCATTTAGTGGCAAGTTTTTTTGCATCGTTAAAAGTTGTTTTGTCTATATTCATACATTTATGCCTTTATTCGTTTAACTACATCTATATTCTACATTCTTTTCATATTAAGCCAAATATTTTACATTTCTAGTGTATAGTTATACGCCTTAATAAACAATTATTCTTACATAATATATGTAAATATTTTACATAGTACATGTAACAACTCTAAACAAAAGTATTCCTATGATATAATTTTATATTACAATTCAGGAGAAACACTTTGTCCTTGATAGATAAAGATAAACCGGTTATTCCCCTAAGCGGTGTAGCAGATATGCTTGAAGCAAAAAGCAGAACCCTTAGAATGTATGAAGATAAAGGTCTTTTGCCAAAACATGAAGGGATAGAAAAAAAACTCTACTCAATCAACGATATTAACAAAATCGCTTTTGTCCACTATATTGCCAGTGTAAAAAAAATAAATGCTAATGGCATTAAGTACATACTTGAACTTCTCGAAAATCATATGAGCATAGATGAAAAAAATAAAATCATGCAAAACATAGAGAAACAATTAGATAAAATTCCACCTAAAGAGATAGAAGATCTAGATATTTTTTAATCTCCTTATCATTATTTAAATTCAAGCTTTTTACACTAAAGGATTTCCTATATATACTCATAAACTTTTTTTTCTTTTTATATTTTTCTCGGCATCATTATATGCAGAGACACTTTATTCATTTCTCAATGCAAGTGTTAACTATTTTGACTGGAGTAAAAGAACTGCTACTCAAACTTTACAAAGAGATTTTACATATTTAGAACTTGAAGGCGGTGTAGGTTGGAAATGGGGTGAGTTTTACGGATATATAGATATTGAAAATCCAAATCGTGATTATAATGAAGCTTATCCCTATGATTTGCGTTTTGCTCTCAAACCCATCTTTGATATCTATATAAAAAATGGGTTTGCACTTCATATACAGGATTTTGCACTAAAGAGTAAAACTTTTTATGTAAATAATTTAATTACAGGCTTTTCTTACAAATATTCTACGGCAAACTTCTGGTTTAAACCTTTTATTGGAATACACTATCAAAATTCTTCAAACTATAACGGTTTTAACGGTTATATGACTGGGTGGGTATTTAATTACGATACGACTATTTTTGGTGAAAAAATCAAGCTATTTCAATGGCATGAGATTGAATTTGCAAGAGAGAAAAAGCACTATCTTTGTGACGGAATTCCTACCGGAGATGGCCAAGAGTATGGAGTAAATGGTGCAATATCATTATGGTGGAGTATGACACAAAATTTTACTCCCGGTATCCAATATAGATATGCTGATCATAAACTAGGATATGCGACTTACCAAGACGCTATTATCTATTCTCTAAAATATTATTTCTAATACTTTTTCGCTATAAAATGGTATTAAAATTGCTTGTATGATATAATTAAAGAAATTAGGTACTTATGGCAAACACAATAGAAGAAGAGATTATAATTATTGAAGACATTGATGCTGTCCATGATTCACACGGTGCAAAAGAGTCTGATGGTGAAAATGATAGTAATTCGAAAAAGAAATTTATAGTCTTTATATTAATTGCTCTTGTTCTTGTTTTATTAATTATTGTAATACTACTTTTTACAAAATCAGGTGATGAATATAATATCCCTCTTAATGAAAACATTCTAGAAACTAAACTCCAACCTCAAGAGGTTCATGTTGAGCCTAGTAAACTAGAGAAGATGATCGCAAAAGCCAATTATCTCTATTCTAACGGAGATAAAGAAAAAGCTCTTTCTCTTTACCAAAAAATTGCACAATACTCTCAAGCTATCTCTATGTACAATCTGGGAGTAGCACAACTTAAAGACAAACAATACAAACAAGCACTTGAGACTTTTCAAAAAGCAATCGAAAATGATGAAAAAAGATGTGTAAGTGCAATCAATGCAGCTGTATGTTCTTTACATTTAAACGATCAAGAAAGTTTTCAATATTATATAGACCTAGCATATGCCTATCTTCCTTATGAAGTCAATTCTCCTCTATATTCATACTATTACACACTTATCAATTACTATAAACGTAACTATTTAGCAGCTCTAAACTCTTTGAACAATGCCACATCAAATGCTTATCCTAAAATACAAAACAATTTAAAAGCCAAAATGAATGCTCTTTTTGACAATAACTATAATGCGATTGACGCTTTGGAGATGAACAGCGATGAATTAAATGATTTTACTTTAGGACTTTTATATTCAAGAGTAGGAGATGTTACACTTGCGGTGAAACATTTTGAAGCAGCGCTTTTAACTGGCAAAGAAGAGCTGCGTACAAGACTTGCAATGGGATTAACATTGCTAAAAGCAGGACAAATAGCAAAAGCAACACTTGAACTGAAAAAAGTAACTGATAAGTTTCCTGATGACGTATATAAGCCCTATCCAATAAATGTCAAATTAAAAAGTTCTCTTTTTGATCCTAAAGCGGCACAAAAACTTTATAGAGATGTTACTATAGAGTCAAAAGATATCGCTTACCAAAAAATATTTTATTACTCTCCGTACAAAATGTTTAATGCAGATCAAACGATAAGTTACATTCGTAAAGGGAATGCGAATACATTCATCGACAATATTAAATCTGCTCAAGAGTACCTTAAAAAAAGTTCTTCATCTTCTAATGTAAATAAAGGGATGACTGTTGCCATTAAAAAAGCTCTTAACTTACAACTTCGAGAAGCAAATGATGATTTTCAAAAACTTGTTAAAATTCAGCCAAAGCACTCTATTTTACAGTATAACTTAGCTTTAACATATGCACAACTTGGCAATCTCAATAAAGCTCATGAGCACTTTTTACGTTCATACTACTTAGATTCTAAAAATTATCTTGCAGGTTTATATGCTGTTTTTACAGCGCAACTCACAAATACAAAATATGAAAAACTCCGTTCAATTCTTTCCGATTCTATCCATATGGAAGATGAAAGTGAAGAAAAAGAGCTCTATAAAACTCTGCTGGCTATCTCTGAGAACAACTATATGCTAGCGGCTGACTGGCTCCAGGTAAGTGACAAAAAAAGACCTTTATATTTAGTTCTCAATACAATTATTGCAACAAAGTTAAATAATTTCGAAGTAGCTAATAATGCCACTGCAGAACTTGTTTCATTATTACCTAACGATATACTCCCTCATATTATGTATATGGATACACATTTTCATTCATACAATGATTCTAAATATCCAAAGGAGATTATCAGTTATCTAAAAGATCAGAGTCTAACATTTAACGATCTCTATTACGGCCCTTACATCACTCGTTATCTTTATATTCAAATCAATTTAATTACAGGTAAACTTTACTATCTTCGCCAACAGTTAAAAGAGAAATTAGAGTCTACAGATCGTTATTCTCAAGAGATTGAAAGTACACTTGCACTTGCATCACTCTATGATCAACAGTTTGAAGAGTCATATACGCTTTATAACCATTTAATCGATGAACGTAAAGTAACTGACGCATATACTCTTTATCTTGGTGCTGTAGCTTCTACGGCTGCAAAACACCATGCCAATGCAATAGCATTATTAGAGCTATCAAAGATAAAAAACAAATCATTTTATGAGAGTAGATTTGCCCTTGGGCTTTTATATTTAGAAGCGAAGAACTATGAAGCAGCGAACATCCAATTACTGCATATAGACTCGAATAATTTTAGATCACACTATTTTGATTTTGAGATAGATACGCAAAAACTATTATTTGCGAAACAGCATCAAGAGAAATAAGCTATTAAGCTTTGTGATGCTGTAATTTGTTGCGATAACTGAAGATTCAGTCTTACGTTATTTTTGAGGTAGATTGTAGTTACACAATTTGAAGCAAAACCGTATCTCATAGATTTCATAACATTTTGAGATTCTACAAGGTCTGAAAAAATAGGTACTGCAGATTGTTTTAAACGGTGTACAACTTTTACACTGTTATCTTTTTCATCTGTAAATTCTATAGTCAAAGATTCATTAAGATCATGAAAAAGTTTTGAAGCTTTTTTTACTTTTGTACCTTTTGCTAAAAGAACATTTGTAACTTTACCGTTGATAGGGGCACGTAGAATTCCAACATCTGTAATAGATGATTCAATCTCTACTTTGTAACGATATGCACCCTCTTCTAACTCTTCAATAGCAGTAACTACACCGTCACATGGTGCAAGAACACTACTACTATCAAAGTTTTGCAGTTCTCTTTCCGGATTTCTGAATGTATATACGAAAAATAGAACTACAAAAAAAGCTATTGTCGCTAAAAATTCAAAACCGAATATATAAAAAACGGCAAAAGCTGCTGCTGAGTAAAGCAGATAGTTATACGAGTATTTTGCTATTATAAATAGATTATTGCTCATCATCTTTATTCTCTTTATCACTCATCGAAGCATCCTCTTTGAGTTCCTCTTTGATACTTTCAACCTCTTCTACAAGTTTAGATTCTAAACCGTTTTTCTCTTCAAATTCTTTAATAATTTGACGAACATCTTCACCCGTAATATTCTCTTTCTTGTAAAGAAGTGAAACCATATCTTCAATAGCCTCGCGGTATTCCTCAAGACGTGCCATTACAGCTATATAACGTTCCTGTAAAGACTCTTTAATAAAGGTATCCATATCTTCTGCCATCTTATCGCTATATTCTCTAGCGCTTCCACCAGTTGGTCCCAGGAAAGATTGGCGAGATTTCTCTAATACCATTAAACCTGCTATATCTGTCATACCATACGTTTGTACCATAGATTTGATAATGTCTGTTGCACGCTCTAAATCATTCCCTGCACCAGTAGAAATCTCACCTAAGAACACTTGTTCAGCTGCACGTCCACCAAGTAGTACATCAACTTCTGCCCATAATTCATGACGTTGCATCATGAACTTGTCTTCTTCAGGTTTATTCAGTGTGTATCCAAGAGCTGCAAGTCCACGAGGAACAATAGAAACTTTTGAAACTTTTTTTGCACCTTCAGTAGTTTCAGCTAAAAGTGCATGACCGCTTTCATGGTAAGCTACTATTTTTTTCTCTTTAGGGTTAATACGACGTGACTTTTTCGCTAAACCTGCTAATGCTCTCTCAACAGATTCAAAAAGATCTTGTTGTTTTACCGTTTTTTGGTTTTTACGTCCTGCTAAAAGCGCTGCTTCGTTCACAACGTTTGCCAAATCTGCTCCAGCCAGTCCTGCCGTTAGACGAGCTACCTCTTCCAAGTCAACATCTGCATCCATCTTAACGTCTTTAACATGTACTTTAAGGATCTGGATACGCCCTTCAAAGTCAGGTTTATCAACAAGAACTTGTCTATCAAAACGTCCCGGACGTAATAATGCCTGGTCAAGAATTTCCGGTCTGTTTGTAGCTGCTAAAATAATAACAGGCGTATCTGTTCCAAAACCATCCATCTCTGCTAAAAGCTGATTAAGTGTTTGTTCTCTTTCGTCATTACCGCCCATAACACCACCAGCAGCACGGCTTTTACCGATAGCATCAATCTCATCGATAAAGATGATTGAAGGTGCATCTTTCTTTGCTTGCTCAAACAGATCACGTACACGCGCAGCACCAACACCGACAAACATCTCAATAAAACTAGAACCACTTACTGAGAAAAATGGCACTTCAGCTTCACCAGCAACTGCTTTTGCCAAAAGTGTCTTACCAGTACCAGGACTACCTACTAAAAGTACCCCTTTTGGTATTTTTGCACCAATCTCAACATAACGACCTGGATATTTTAAAAAGTCTACAATTTCCTGAACTTCTTCTTTAGCTTCTTGAACACCGGCTACATCGTCAAACTTTGTTTTTGGCTTTTCTGAATTCACCATTTTTTTATTTGCGCCCATACCAAGAATGCCGTTACCCATCGATTTTTGCATTCTTGAAGCAAAGAACATCCAGATACCTAGAATTAATAAGAATGGAAACAACCATCCAAACATCTCTGTAAACCAGTTTGACTCACTAAAACCTGTATATTCTATTTTATTTTTATCAAGAAGTTCTACTAAACCGCTATCTTCAGGAATTACTCTTGTAGTAAACATAGTTGCACCGTCTGAAGATTTTGCACGGATATAGCTTTGTCCAATCTCTACTGTACTTAGCTCTTTTTTCTCAACCAAAGATTTTAGTTCAGAATAACTTACTTGCTTAACTTTTGTGCCGACACCGATTGAAGATTCTCCAGAACCTTCACCTACCATCATTTTAAAGATTAAAATTACAGCAACTGAAAAAATTGCAAATGTAATTAAAGGATTTTGATTAAAAAAATTATTATTTTTATTGTTTTCTTGCTTATCTGCCATTATTTATCTCTTTTTTACTACTAAACTTACCCATTCATCTTGATTGATTTTTTCTACAATCTCGCAATCTGTATAGGCACTTATAACTTTATCTTCATACTTATCTAAAATACCTGATAAGATTAATATACCGTTTTCTTTTAAAGCTTTTTTCAAATCATTTGCTAAAAATATTAAAACATCTGCAACGATATTTGCAACAACTACATCATATTGCTGCTCTAAATTTGTACAAGAACCTTCCCAGATCTTAGAAAATTCTAGAGAATTTAATTCTGCATTTTCTAAAGAGTTTTTTACAGATATTTCATCCGTATCACATGCATCAACTTTGGCACCCAACTTCATTGCCGCTAAAGAAAGGATACCGCTGCCGCAACCAACATCTAAAACACTGTCATCTTTCTTCACATATTTTGATATTGCTTTAAGTACAGATGCCGTTGTCGGATGATGTCCAGTTCCAAAAGCAAGTGCAGGATCTATAACGATGTTAATTAAATCAGGGTTATCTTCACTCCATGTAGGATGGATGTAAAACTTTTCTATTGTAAGCGGTTCTATACTTTCTTTATAAAGCTGAACCCAGTCATCATTTTTCAACTTTTTTTGTTCAGTTTCTAATTCAATACTGACACCTAAAGCTTTTTGCAGTGCTTCACGGAACTGTTCAAGTCCCCACGCTATAGTTTCTAAGTCATCTTCACTTCTGATAATAAAGCCCTCTTCCGTCTCTTCAAATCCAACAGGTAAAGTGTCTGCTAAAAAATCTGAAAATAAAGAATGGTGAGAGGAAACTTTTACAGTAAGTTCATAATAATGCTCATGCATTACTCGGCAACACCCATAACAGCACCAAGTTTCTCTTTAAGAACTTGTGGAGTAAAAGGTTTAACAATATAGTTATTTACACCTGCTTTTAATGCCGTAATAACTTCTGCTTTACCACCCTCTGTTGTAACCATAATAATTGGTAAATCAGTAAAACGTTCATCAGCACGTACTTTTTTTACTAGTTCCAGTCCATTCATCTCAGGCATATTCCAGTCAGTAATTAACATCTCAATATCTGGATTAGCATCTAATGCGTTCCAACCTTCAACACCGTCCGCTCCTTCGAGTATATCTTTGTACCCTAAACGAGCTAAAGTATTTTTAATAATACGGCGCATAGTAGAACTATCATCAACGACAAGTAATTTCAAGCGAAATCCTTTTTTATAAAATTTGCAAATTATTTCGAACAATAATATCGAAATTTTTATTTTTTTACCATTAATCCAATAACTTAAACATTTTTGGTAAGTCTAGAGTCCCCTCATAGAACGCTTTTCCGATGATTACACCGTCAACTTCTTTTGTCTCTATAAGAGCCTCTATATCACTCTCATCTTTTACACCGCCGCTTGCTATTGTACTCACTCCACTAGCACGAGCAATATCTAAAGTAAATTCAACATTCACCCCTGAAAGAGTCCCGTCTTTACCTACATCTGTACAGATAATTGCTTCTACACCTGCATTAGCAAATTCACGGGCAAGGTCAGTTGCTTTCATAGATGAAACTTCACCCCATCCTTCAACTGCCACATAACCGTCAATCGCATCAATTCCGACTGCAATCGGGTATTTTGCCGCCATATCTTTTACAAACTGTGGATCTTTTACTGCAATCGACCCTAAAATAACTCTGTCGATTCCTATTTCAAGCATGTTTTGAATAGTAGCTTCATCACGAATACCACCGCCTAGCTCTAGTTTTACATTACAATTTGCACGAATTTTCTTAATCTGCTCTAAGTTTTTAGGCTCACCTGCAAATGCACCGTTAAGGTCAACTAAGTGCACCCATTCAGCACCCATCTCTTCAAATCTTTTTACAAGTTCCCAAGGCTCGTTTGAGTATACTTTTGCACTCTCCATAAGCCCTTTTGTTAATCTTACTGCCTGTCCGTCTTTAAGATCAATTGCCGGATATAACGTCATTTAATTCCCTCTGTTTCTATAATTATAAATTAATAAAATTTTCTAAAATTTTCAGCCCGTTTGTATGACTTTTTTCAGGGTGTGGCTGAATTCCCATAATATTATTGTGTGCTACAGCTGATGGAAATTCATACCCGTAATTCGTTCTTCCGATTATGTCATTTTCATCATCGCAATTTACATGATAGGTATGCACAAAATAAAGGTAATGCATATCATCTAAACCTTTAAACAATGGATGATCTTTTGTAAACATTCTGTTCCAACCCATATGCGGTACTTTCAAAGGTTCTTCAAATTTCGATTCATCAAATTTTGTAACTTTACCTTTAATCAGTCCCAGTCCTTCGTGAGAACCAAACTCTTCACTACTTTCAAATAAAAGCTGCATCCCCA
This sequence is a window from Sulfurimonas sp. C5. Protein-coding genes within it:
- the hisH gene encoding imidazole glycerol phosphate synthase subunit HisH; translation: MIAIVDYNMGNLASVQNAFAKLGKDTVVESDPEKFKNYDKLILPGVGAFGDAMEHLRERNMIDAIKEFAASGKPMLGICLGMQLLFESSEEFGSHEGLGLIKGKVTKFDESKFEEPLKVPHMGWNRMFTKDHPLFKGLDDMHYLYFVHTYHVNCDDENDIIGRTNYGYEFPSAVAHNNIMGIQPHPEKSHTNGLKILENFINL